One window from the genome of [Mycobacterium] stephanolepidis encodes:
- a CDS encoding acyl-CoA carboxylase subunit beta, with protein MPPHTTAEKVADLRERIARTQEPGDAKAIAKRDAKGIPSARARIHALLDKGSFLELGAFGRTPGDPNAPYTDGVVTGLGRIDDRPVAVFSHDQTVYQGSVGEMFGRKVAKLMEWAATNGCPVIGINDSAGARIQDTATSLAWYAELGRRHEMLRGMVPEISLIFGKCAGGAVYSPIQTDLVVAVRDQGYMFITGPDVIKDVTGEDVTFDELGGADVQAQRGNIHKVVEDETAAYQYVRDYLSFLPSNTFDYPPVINPGLEPEITEDDLYLDTIIPDADNQGYDMHEVLLRIFDDGDVFEIADQRSPSMITAFARVDGSPVGVIANQPMHMSGAVGNEASDKAAGFIRFCDSFNLPLVFVVDTPGAMPGVEEETNGVIKRGGRFFNAVVEADVPKVTIITRKAYGGGYAVMGSKQLSADLNFAWPTARIAVIGAEGAAQLLVKRFPDPTAPEVQKIRADFIEGYNKNLATPWIAAERGYIDGVIEPHQTRLLLRQSLKLLRDKQIARVQRKHGLTPI; from the coding sequence GTGCCACCACATACAACCGCGGAGAAGGTCGCCGACCTGCGTGAGCGGATTGCCCGCACACAAGAGCCGGGTGACGCCAAGGCCATCGCCAAGCGTGACGCCAAGGGCATCCCGAGTGCGCGCGCTCGCATCCATGCTCTGCTCGACAAGGGCAGCTTCCTGGAGCTCGGCGCATTCGGGCGTACTCCTGGTGATCCGAATGCCCCGTATACCGATGGTGTGGTGACCGGGTTGGGCCGCATCGACGATCGTCCGGTGGCGGTGTTCTCCCATGACCAGACGGTCTACCAGGGAAGCGTCGGCGAGATGTTCGGCCGCAAGGTGGCCAAGCTCATGGAGTGGGCGGCCACCAATGGTTGCCCGGTGATCGGTATCAACGACTCGGCGGGTGCCCGTATTCAAGACACCGCCACGTCGTTGGCCTGGTACGCGGAGTTGGGGCGTCGTCACGAGATGCTGCGTGGCATGGTCCCGGAGATCTCGTTGATCTTCGGCAAGTGTGCCGGTGGTGCGGTGTACTCGCCGATCCAGACCGACCTCGTGGTCGCGGTGCGCGATCAGGGCTACATGTTCATCACCGGGCCCGACGTCATCAAGGACGTCACCGGCGAGGACGTCACGTTCGACGAACTCGGCGGCGCGGATGTGCAGGCTCAGCGTGGCAACATCCACAAGGTGGTCGAGGACGAAACGGCCGCGTACCAGTACGTCCGTGATTACCTGAGCTTCTTGCCCTCCAACACCTTCGACTATCCGCCCGTCATCAACCCGGGCCTGGAGCCCGAGATCACCGAGGACGATCTGTACCTCGACACGATCATTCCGGACGCCGATAACCAGGGCTACGACATGCACGAGGTTCTGCTGCGGATTTTCGACGACGGCGATGTCTTTGAAATCGCCGACCAGCGCAGCCCCTCCATGATCACCGCGTTCGCCCGCGTCGACGGGAGCCCGGTCGGCGTCATCGCCAACCAGCCGATGCACATGTCCGGGGCGGTGGGCAACGAGGCTTCTGACAAGGCGGCCGGTTTCATCCGGTTCTGCGACTCGTTCAATCTCCCCTTGGTGTTCGTGGTCGATACTCCGGGCGCCATGCCGGGTGTGGAAGAAGAGACCAACGGCGTCATCAAGCGCGGCGGCAGGTTCTTCAATGCCGTGGTGGAGGCTGATGTGCCCAAGGTGACGATCATTACCCGTAAGGCGTACGGCGGCGGGTATGCGGTCATGGGCTCCAAGCAGCTCTCGGCGGACCTGAACTTCGCCTGGCCGACAGCGCGTATCGCGGTGATCGGTGCCGAGGGTGCGGCGCAGCTGCTGGTGAAGCGATTCCCCGACCCGACCGCGCCAGAGGTGCAGAAGATTCGCGCCGATTTCATCGAGGGCTACAACAAGAACCTGGCCACCCCGTGGATCGCCGCCGAGCGTGGCTACATCGATGGCGTGATCGAGCCGCATCAGACTCGGCTGCTACTGCGTCAGTCGTTGAAGCTGTTGCGGGACAAGCAGATCGCCCGTGTGCAGCGTAAGCACGGTCTTACCCCGATCTAA